A stretch of Bradyrhizobium sp. CCBAU 53338 DNA encodes these proteins:
- a CDS encoding UPF0489 family protein translates to MISMDEGKWLVPFKGRGSSAYTQLNFLWQHENVFVMDNHRAAMWCWLQRIKPTSSHSLFHIDQHYDTRTSHMNEWLKKVPSCWDIPIEDYLSLTVAHPAIGEIPLLSWDNYLSIYLELFGRHLNSVNFATHRVGERPKQEIWEHDVWDVPENLDYWLKPELAPWIMNVDLDYFFCDASDDQPPQRFLSPDFISGVFDVIARKRNDGTIGVVTIALTSTKDLTGGWGPAVETARLGLSRLGIDFALP, encoded by the coding sequence ATGATCTCGATGGATGAAGGAAAATGGCTTGTTCCGTTTAAAGGAAGAGGTTCGTCAGCCTACACCCAGCTAAACTTCCTGTGGCAACACGAGAATGTTTTCGTAATGGACAACCACCGGGCGGCGATGTGGTGCTGGTTGCAGCGCATAAAGCCAACGTCATCGCACTCACTCTTCCACATCGACCAACACTACGACACGAGAACAAGCCATATGAATGAGTGGCTGAAGAAGGTTCCTTCATGCTGGGACATTCCAATTGAAGATTATTTGTCTCTTACTGTCGCTCATCCGGCTATAGGGGAGATTCCCCTACTTAGCTGGGATAATTATCTTTCGATTTATCTGGAGCTATTCGGGCGCCATTTGAACTCGGTAAATTTTGCAACCCATCGAGTTGGAGAGAGGCCAAAGCAAGAGATTTGGGAACATGACGTATGGGACGTTCCTGAAAATCTCGACTACTGGCTTAAGCCGGAACTGGCGCCTTGGATTATGAATGTCGATCTCGACTACTTCTTCTGCGACGCCTCTGACGACCAACCGCCCCAGCGCTTTCTCTCGCCAGATTTCATCTCGGGAGTGTTCGACGTGATTGCGCGAAAGCGAAATGACGGCACTATTGGCGTAGTTACGATTGCCCTTACCTCGACCAAAGATTTAACCGGAGGATGGGGCCCTGCCGTGGAAACTGCGCGGCTCGGGCTCTCCCGACTGGGTATCGATTTTGCTTTGCCGTAA
- a CDS encoding site-specific integrase, whose protein sequence is MATIRKLRGRWQAQVRRRGVPPRAKSFDTKTAAERWARDLEAEADRSGWVADTRAAEKTTLGELLSRYANEVTPTKRGAVSEKARINSIVRCPISHRTLAKLTSSDVATYRDERLKTVAPATVVRELNTISHAIEVATREWGLWVPRNPVKLIRRPPVPRGRTRRLKEGEEQRLLDACDRGRTPLLKPLIVLAVETGMRRGELLDLKWEHVDLKQAVAHLPLTKNGDSRDVPLSRRAIQTLQDLQANSAKQQRVFPVTGNSVRLAFEHLRVRAGMSDLHFHDLRHEAISRFFERGLNIAEVSAISGHRELKMLQRYTHLRAADLVARLG, encoded by the coding sequence GTGGCGACTATTCGAAAACTCAGAGGGCGTTGGCAGGCGCAGGTGCGTCGTCGAGGGGTCCCGCCCCGCGCCAAGTCGTTCGATACCAAAACTGCTGCGGAGCGCTGGGCCCGCGATCTTGAGGCGGAAGCTGACCGGTCTGGCTGGGTCGCTGATACACGCGCTGCCGAGAAGACGACGCTGGGCGAGCTTCTCTCCCGTTACGCCAATGAGGTGACACCTACCAAGCGCGGGGCCGTCTCCGAGAAGGCGCGGATCAATTCGATTGTGCGCTGCCCCATCTCGCACCGCACGCTCGCCAAACTAACGAGCTCGGACGTCGCGACATATCGGGACGAGCGCCTCAAGACGGTCGCTCCGGCGACGGTTGTTCGCGAGCTCAACACGATATCGCATGCGATCGAGGTTGCGACCCGTGAGTGGGGCCTCTGGGTGCCCCGCAATCCGGTTAAGCTGATCCGACGCCCGCCAGTCCCGCGTGGTCGAACGCGAAGGCTCAAGGAGGGTGAGGAGCAGCGCTTGCTCGACGCTTGCGACCGTGGGCGCACCCCGCTGCTCAAGCCGCTTATCGTCCTCGCAGTCGAAACAGGTATGCGGCGGGGAGAGCTGCTAGATCTCAAATGGGAACACGTCGACCTGAAGCAAGCTGTTGCGCATCTACCACTGACCAAGAATGGCGATAGCCGCGACGTGCCATTGTCACGTCGCGCGATCCAGACACTGCAAGACCTTCAAGCCAACAGCGCAAAACAACAGCGAGTATTTCCTGTGACGGGCAACTCGGTGCGGCTAGCGTTCGAGCACCTGCGGGTCCGCGCCGGAATGTCGGATTTGCACTTTCATGATCTGCGCCATGAGGCGATCTCTCGGTTCTTCGAGAGGGGTCTCAACATCGCCGAGGTTAGCGCGATCTCGGGACATCGCGAGCTCAAGATGCTGCAGCGCTACACGCATTTGCGCGCCGCCGATCTGGTCGCTCGGCTCGGGTAG
- the drmB gene encoding DUF1998 domain-containing protein yields MSKNTQRLSQVISTFGPGAMVDLPTRSVVIGGLEQWDMKGGGFTTLSEPRLQERLEKLLKERSRLDQSKSLSLRTPPITEAAPNGEPRGISSAIFPAWFVCEEVDVVGTGPAGFRRRRLVRWRDLDATGRKRFNFDDGRKSEVTPIRFVCACTKGHLQDIDWRWVVHGTTVCQEPMWVEEKGTSADPADTSVVCGCGRRLSLQEAFIPGRLGKCRGERPWLLDKDPDGCDLNLKLLTRTATNTYFPQVLTIISLPSEEDELTKLVADLSGELTNVKSVEHVDGAKLFNPKVSASLGGFADQDIFDRLVRIREGAKADASKSPKVAEFDVFASGRDEIGQNHPAAKLYAQTLKREAWASATDIDLSSVKSLVAVHRLREVSCLYGFTRFEAAPTSSDGDIEDVSLAVDGAPISRDADWLPAIEQFGEGLFVHFDEAKIRAWMNGEPAKERNSKLIAGFQHWSLRFGGKGPKYPGLPYALLHSLSHALMSEIALDCGYPASALKERIYALPEGDGGRFGILIYTATAGAQGTLGGLVATAPRFASILKSALDRVAICSNDPVCSDHEPDTQSGDRATHGAACHSCLLIAETSCESRNLYLDRALLTATMSAAGEAFF; encoded by the coding sequence ATGAGCAAGAATACGCAGCGACTCAGCCAGGTCATCTCCACGTTCGGCCCGGGGGCCATGGTGGATTTGCCAACGCGATCCGTAGTCATTGGCGGACTCGAGCAATGGGACATGAAGGGCGGCGGGTTCACGACTTTATCGGAGCCGCGGCTTCAGGAGCGTCTCGAAAAGCTCCTGAAGGAGCGGAGCCGGCTGGATCAGAGCAAGAGTCTTTCCCTTCGAACGCCCCCGATTACTGAAGCAGCACCGAACGGAGAGCCTCGCGGCATATCATCGGCGATATTCCCGGCTTGGTTCGTCTGTGAGGAGGTCGACGTCGTGGGAACGGGGCCTGCGGGCTTTCGTCGCCGGAGGCTGGTGCGATGGAGAGATTTGGACGCCACGGGCCGCAAGCGTTTCAACTTCGACGATGGCCGAAAGAGTGAAGTAACGCCAATCCGCTTCGTTTGCGCCTGCACAAAGGGGCACTTGCAGGACATCGATTGGCGCTGGGTCGTGCACGGCACCACGGTTTGCCAGGAGCCGATGTGGGTTGAAGAAAAGGGGACCAGCGCCGACCCCGCAGATACTTCCGTCGTGTGCGGCTGTGGCAGGCGGCTATCCCTTCAAGAGGCGTTCATTCCGGGCAGGCTCGGAAAATGCCGAGGTGAGCGCCCGTGGTTGCTCGACAAGGACCCGGATGGGTGTGATCTGAATCTAAAGCTTCTCACCCGAACGGCCACCAATACCTATTTCCCCCAGGTTTTAACGATCATCTCGCTCCCCTCAGAAGAGGATGAGCTAACGAAGTTGGTTGCGGATCTCTCGGGGGAGCTCACCAACGTGAAATCAGTTGAGCATGTAGACGGAGCAAAGCTGTTCAATCCCAAGGTTTCTGCTTCGCTCGGAGGGTTCGCCGACCAAGACATTTTTGATCGCCTTGTCAGAATTCGCGAAGGGGCAAAGGCCGATGCTTCAAAGTCTCCCAAGGTGGCCGAGTTCGACGTTTTCGCCAGCGGCCGCGACGAGATAGGGCAGAACCATCCGGCCGCCAAACTTTACGCTCAAACTTTGAAGCGGGAGGCCTGGGCCAGCGCGACGGATATCGATCTATCGAGTGTAAAAAGCCTCGTGGCAGTCCACAGGCTTCGAGAGGTTTCTTGCCTATATGGCTTTACGCGATTCGAAGCCGCACCCACGTCTAGCGATGGCGACATCGAGGACGTGAGCCTGGCGGTCGACGGTGCGCCAATATCGAGAGACGCCGATTGGTTACCCGCGATCGAACAGTTTGGCGAAGGCCTGTTTGTGCACTTTGACGAGGCCAAAATCCGCGCTTGGATGAACGGGGAGCCGGCTAAAGAACGAAATTCGAAGCTGATTGCTGGATTTCAGCATTGGTCGCTCCGATTTGGGGGCAAAGGTCCGAAGTATCCCGGTCTGCCCTACGCGCTACTGCATAGCCTGTCGCACGCGCTCATGTCCGAAATCGCCCTTGATTGCGGATATCCAGCCAGTGCCCTCAAGGAAAGGATTTACGCGTTGCCGGAGGGTGACGGAGGCCGCTTCGGGATACTGATCTATACCGCGACGGCCGGAGCACAGGGAACTTTGGGGGGCCTAGTAGCGACCGCCCCTCGATTCGCCTCCATCCTCAAATCGGCCTTGGATCGAGTTGCGATATGCTCGAACGACCCGGTTTGCTCTGATCACGAGCCAGACACCCAGAGTGGCGATCGCGCAACTCATGGAGCCGCTTGCCATAGCTGTTTGCTCATCGCAGAGACCAGCTGCGAAAGCCGAAATCTATACCTGGACCGAGCGCTTCTGACCGCGACGATGTCCGCGGCGGGTGAAGCGTTCTTCTAA
- the drmA gene encoding DISARM system helicase DrmA produces the protein MTTSNEIRRGIVNTFRRDLIGPLPVSVELADKDLEMERLSDRPSRWYLAGFIAPTDDPMALDAADDDVVDPNAQEELDPEVDAPDPAGSGGAAGDNETPDAPNASRRFLPSSIGLTVLLDPDVNEIEANVSWGDYRTEPPLPESVLIGESEPEEVGTDGKRKRKARVAVEWVRVPKTRTETIKLTREGRGSPIVVRESAAEQRRGGGLQLESHSRIFDYVTPDGTRERVRALTVFLVNRRAIVPQSSYADVSFAFQTRLELICPSGFQPRRDLSGTKTKDGDLQLADLHYRDIREWAVGRNAAAGWSAPENEATAVQRVWTDPLPVAEVERVAPNEDAKLTSRVVFGMEDLVERATEGEKSLADALTALPALYEAWIGLERVKATRLSGQRRATANRLITDMEAARDRIAAGINLVSSSSIARTAFRFMNASIAMAARRRNAGPNGDPAAQRKPEWRPFQLAFILLNLSGLVDKSHPDREKADLLFFPTGGGKTEAYLGLAAFVIAFRRLTGPGILGAGVAVIMRYTLRLLTLDQLARAAGVVCALELMRTNSANLDEKGRRLLGDWPIEIGLWVGSDASPNKLGGKGDTDEHTAVGRVRRYRNKKDKRAPAPLKACPWCGTPFTKNSFACRPNETAPTNLEIRCDNLSCDFTGNRALPVLTVDEPIYRRLPAFLIATVDKFASLPWEGQTGAFFGHVDRYQEGLGFFGASEPRQGQPLGNGWSLDPPDLIIQDELHLIAGPLGTVAGLYECAIDQLATRTKGDKRIRPKIVASTATVRRAAAQIEALFDRASTQIFPPPGIDRTDSFFAQTVPSSKNPARWYLGIAAQGKGPKLVYLRALTTLLSAAQAAYDQAAASVPPGKNNPADPYMTALCYFNALRELGGARRIVEDEVRDRVSRYGTQRRRVEPPDVIFADRQIKAPMELTSRESTDKVAEAKQRLEAVFGSPNEVVDVALATNMISVGLDITRLGLMLVQGQPKTAAEYIQATSRVGRDHDRPGLVVVVLNVHKPRDRMHFEQFCQFHRTFYRAVEATSVTPWAARALDRALAAIVVAAARHVDESLTPDTAVGVLKDHPLTRQRVRDAILSRAPDRAIAGGKAALALQIDTILDAWIATAQDQAAGGNVFAYAHKKSPNRLLHMPLAPEIPNLSQGHQLFIAGRSMRDVEPSVTLKVKDPDGKVIANADDV, from the coding sequence ATGACAACCAGTAACGAAATCCGCCGTGGCATCGTCAATACTTTCCGCCGCGACTTGATTGGCCCACTGCCGGTTAGCGTAGAGCTCGCCGACAAGGATTTGGAGATGGAACGGCTGAGCGATAGGCCGTCGCGCTGGTATCTTGCTGGCTTTATTGCTCCCACCGACGATCCCATGGCGCTTGATGCCGCCGACGACGATGTTGTCGATCCGAATGCTCAGGAAGAACTCGATCCCGAGGTTGACGCTCCCGATCCGGCCGGGTCGGGCGGCGCCGCTGGTGACAACGAAACCCCAGATGCGCCAAATGCGTCGCGCCGGTTCTTGCCCTCGTCGATCGGACTTACAGTTCTGCTCGACCCAGACGTTAATGAAATCGAAGCAAACGTCAGTTGGGGCGACTATCGGACAGAACCTCCGCTTCCTGAGAGTGTTTTGATCGGAGAATCCGAGCCCGAGGAGGTCGGCACGGATGGTAAACGGAAGCGGAAGGCTCGCGTTGCAGTTGAATGGGTTCGAGTTCCCAAGACGCGCACCGAGACGATCAAGCTAACAAGAGAGGGAAGAGGCAGCCCGATTGTTGTTCGGGAAAGCGCAGCCGAGCAACGACGTGGCGGCGGACTTCAGCTCGAGTCTCATTCGCGCATTTTCGATTATGTGACGCCGGATGGCACGCGGGAGAGAGTGCGAGCATTAACCGTTTTCCTTGTTAATCGGCGGGCCATCGTGCCCCAAAGCAGTTACGCCGACGTCTCTTTCGCATTTCAAACCCGGCTTGAGCTTATCTGTCCATCCGGCTTTCAGCCGCGTCGTGACTTGTCGGGCACGAAAACCAAGGATGGCGATCTGCAGCTTGCCGACCTGCACTATCGCGACATCCGCGAATGGGCCGTCGGCCGTAATGCAGCCGCGGGCTGGAGTGCTCCAGAAAATGAGGCCACAGCCGTTCAACGCGTCTGGACTGACCCGCTCCCAGTTGCAGAGGTCGAACGTGTAGCGCCCAATGAGGATGCGAAGCTGACATCCCGCGTCGTCTTCGGCATGGAGGATCTCGTTGAGAGGGCAACTGAAGGCGAGAAGTCTCTCGCAGATGCTCTCACGGCTCTACCGGCACTATACGAGGCGTGGATTGGACTGGAACGCGTTAAAGCCACGCGGCTTTCAGGGCAACGTCGTGCGACAGCGAATCGCCTGATAACGGATATGGAAGCCGCTCGCGACCGCATCGCGGCCGGTATTAATCTCGTAAGCTCAAGCAGCATTGCGCGGACGGCATTTCGCTTCATGAATGCATCCATCGCAATGGCTGCCCGTCGGCGCAATGCCGGTCCGAATGGAGACCCGGCGGCCCAGCGCAAGCCTGAATGGCGACCGTTTCAGCTCGCCTTCATTTTATTGAATCTGTCCGGTCTTGTGGACAAGTCGCATCCCGATCGAGAGAAGGCGGACCTGCTGTTCTTCCCGACGGGCGGCGGCAAGACCGAAGCCTATCTGGGTCTCGCCGCTTTCGTCATCGCGTTCCGGCGGCTGACCGGCCCAGGCATTCTGGGCGCCGGCGTGGCCGTCATTATGCGCTACACTTTGCGCCTCCTGACGCTCGACCAGCTTGCCCGTGCCGCGGGCGTGGTCTGCGCCCTCGAACTAATGCGGACAAATTCGGCTAATCTCGATGAGAAGGGGAGGCGGCTCCTGGGTGATTGGCCGATCGAAATCGGGCTTTGGGTCGGCTCCGATGCATCTCCGAACAAACTGGGCGGCAAGGGCGATACGGACGAACACACGGCCGTTGGTCGCGTTCGCCGCTATCGCAACAAAAAGGACAAAAGAGCGCCAGCTCCCCTAAAAGCCTGTCCTTGGTGCGGAACGCCTTTTACGAAAAACTCCTTTGCTTGCCGTCCCAACGAGACGGCCCCGACCAATCTTGAGATCCGCTGCGACAATCTTTCATGCGATTTCACGGGCAACCGCGCTTTGCCGGTGCTCACCGTTGACGAGCCGATCTACCGTCGGCTGCCCGCGTTTCTGATCGCCACAGTCGACAAATTCGCGAGCTTGCCTTGGGAAGGGCAGACAGGCGCATTCTTTGGGCATGTCGATCGATATCAGGAGGGGCTCGGCTTCTTTGGGGCATCCGAACCTCGACAAGGACAGCCACTGGGGAACGGTTGGTCGCTTGACCCGCCGGACTTGATCATTCAGGACGAGCTTCATCTGATCGCTGGGCCACTGGGCACCGTCGCGGGTCTCTACGAATGCGCGATTGATCAGCTTGCAACACGCACGAAAGGCGACAAGCGTATCCGACCAAAGATTGTCGCCTCGACCGCAACCGTTAGACGTGCCGCGGCACAGATCGAGGCGCTTTTCGACCGGGCTTCGACACAGATCTTTCCGCCACCGGGGATCGACCGCACGGATAGCTTTTTTGCTCAGACGGTCCCGTCGTCAAAGAACCCTGCACGCTGGTATCTAGGCATCGCCGCGCAAGGTAAAGGCCCCAAGCTTGTCTATCTGCGTGCTCTGACAACACTGTTGTCCGCGGCGCAAGCTGCTTACGACCAGGCTGCGGCGTCTGTTCCACCGGGCAAGAACAATCCGGCCGATCCCTACATGACGGCGCTATGTTACTTCAACGCTCTCCGCGAACTGGGTGGGGCGAGACGGATCGTCGAAGACGAAGTTCGCGATCGCGTCAGTCGTTACGGCACTCAGCGACGCCGGGTCGAACCACCGGACGTTATTTTCGCGGATCGACAAATCAAAGCTCCGATGGAGCTGACATCGCGCGAGTCGACCGACAAAGTGGCCGAGGCCAAGCAGCGCCTTGAAGCTGTCTTCGGTTCGCCGAATGAGGTCGTCGACGTGGCGCTCGCCACCAACATGATTTCGGTCGGCCTAGACATCACCCGCCTAGGCTTGATGCTGGTGCAGGGGCAGCCAAAGACTGCGGCAGAGTATATTCAGGCTACGAGCCGCGTCGGTCGCGATCACGACCGCCCTGGCTTGGTAGTTGTTGTGCTCAACGTGCATAAGCCGCGCGACCGGATGCATTTTGAGCAATTCTGCCAATTTCACCGAACGTTCTATCGAGCCGTTGAAGCCACCAGCGTAACTCCGTGGGCAGCCAGGGCACTCGACAGGGCCTTGGCTGCAATCGTGGTTGCCGCGGCCCGTCACGTGGATGAGAGCCTAACTCCGGATACCGCCGTCGGGGTGCTGAAGGACCATCCTCTGACGCGACAACGTGTCCGTGATGCAATTCTCAGTCGGGCTCCTGACAGGGCAATTGCCGGGGGCAAGGCGGCTCTTGCCTTACAGATTGACACCATTCTCGACGCGTGGATAGCGACTGCGCAAGATCAGGCGGCTGGCGGAAACGTCTTCGCCTACGCCCATAAAAAGAGTCCAAACCGACTGCTTCATATGCCACTCGCGCCGGAAATACCAAACCTCTCGCAAGGCCATCAGCTCTTCATTGCGGGGCGGTCGATGCGGGATGTTGAACCCAGTGTGACGTTGAAGGTGAAAGACCCAGATGGAAAAGTCATAGCCAACGCGGATGACGTCTGA